From a single Brassica napus cultivar Da-Ae chromosome C9, Da-Ae, whole genome shotgun sequence genomic region:
- the LOC106418523 gene encoding uncharacterized protein LOC106418523 isoform X1, protein MLELVFSCVLLVLTPCLSLSHSPVTLPRSFTSVTCQDLKGVGSLNTTCTLNSNHRFDSDTYVYGTGNLIILPHVLVDCPIQGCTIAFNVSGTIHVTQSARILAGSVILSAVNLTMESNSSIHTTALSGPPPSQTSGTPVGGDGAGGGHGGRGASCVKSNVSSFWGGDVYSWSSLDDPWSYGSEGGAKLNAGGKGGGRVRIVLKDTMLLNGSVSAEGGDGGEEGGGGSGGSICIRVVKLRGYGKISASGGRGWGGGGGGRISLDCYSIQEDVRVLVHGGASLGCPKNAGAAGTYFNAELSSLRVGNDNMTTETETPLLDFPTRPPWSNIYVDNHAKVLVPLLWTRMQIRGQISLYRGSSIVFGLSNFPDSEFELVAEELLMSNSVIKVYGALRLVTKILLMLNSVIKIDGEGNPAVPSSVLEVRNLAVLTENSIITSNANLGVYGQGMLMLTGPGDAIKGQRLSLSQFYNVTVGPGSILQAPLDDDESKNAVTHSLCESKTCPVDLISPPDDCHVNYTLSFSLQICRVEDILVSGIVKGSIIQIHRARTVVVTNEGLISASEFGCSGGLGKGLYSNGAGSGAGHGGRGGSGIFNGRVCNGGHTYGDPDFPCELGSGAESPDKSYGNVIGGGMIVIGSIHFPLLTLNLRGSLSSDGQSLGKPITNGNRSLVGGVGGGSGGTILLFLQMLELSKNSSLSVRGGRGGPLGGGGGGGGRLHFHWDMLHTGDEYFPVATVKGFISNRGGAGDNVGRFGEEGTMTGKKCPKGLYGTFCLECPIGTFKNVEGSDKRLCTPCPPEHLPSRAKFVYVRGGVSEPFCPYKCVSDKYRLPNCYTPLEDLVYTFGGPFPCALLLCCVVVVLGLLLSTLSIRLLRSSFYSTSSIEHQSTHCLPHLLSLSEVRGAKSDVTQTHAYRMYFMGPNTFREPWHLPCSRPHAIIEMVYEDAFNRFIDEVNSTAAYDWWEGSVHSILSVLANPCAWSWKQWRRRRKIHRLQEYVKTQYDHSCLRSCRSRALYKGMKVGATPDLMVAYVDFFLGGDEKRVDMVSIIQKRFPMCILFGGDGSYMSPYSLHSDGLLTNLLGQHIPPSVWHRFVAGLNAQLRTVRHGSIRSALLPVIRWVNSHGNPQLEFHGVRIELGWFQATASGYYQLGILVFVGDFPLNTVNQSISFSRSDDGESPRNSSACPSNSLIELQQNLIQPGHGLSRKRINGGINGGLINEISIQSLEYRKDLLYPFSLLLNNTRPVGRQNTLLRLISILLLADLSVTILALLQFYWLALAAFLAILLILPLALLCPFPAGLNALLSKEIRRASLTRVYALWNATSLTNVIVAFVCGVIHSVFFSDNPSDKTNIWNAIRDDDKWWVLPTMLLLLKWIQARFLDWHVANLEVSDFSLLCPDPDTFWAYESGA, encoded by the exons ATGCTCGAACTCGTGTTCTCGTGCGTCCTTTTGGTGCTAACGCCATGCCTTAGCTTATCACACTCCCCCGTGACACTACCTCGCAGTTTCACCTCAGTGACGTGTCAAGACCTAAAAGGCGTTGGATCGTTGAACACCACTTGCACACTGAACTCAAATCACCGTTTCGATTCCGATACGTACGTATACGGAACGGGGAATCTAATCATACTACCACACGTCTTAGTTGATTGCCCCATCCAAGGATGTACGATCGCTTTCAACGTCTCCGGAACCATCCACGTCACCCAATCGGCGAGAATCCTCGCCGGATCTGTGATTCTCTCCGCTGTCAATTTAACCATGGAGAGCAATTCCTCTATCCACACGACGGCGTTGTCTGGACCCCCGCCTTCTCAGACTAGCGGGACACCTGTCGGTGGAGATGGTGCGGGTGGAGGACACGGTGGGAGAGGTGCTTCGTGTGTGAAGAGTAATGTGTCGAGTTTTTGGGGTGGTGATGTTTATTCCTGGTCGAGTTTGGATGATCCGTGGAGCTATGGGAGCGAAGGAGGGGCTAAGTTGAACGCAGGAGGTAAAGGTGGAGGTCGTGTTAGGATAGTATTGAAGGATACGATGCTGTTGAATGGTTCCGTTTCTGCTGAGGGCGGTGATGGTGGAGAGGAAGGGGGTGGAGGATCTGGAGGAAGTATCTGTATTCGTGTGGTTAAGCT GAGAGGTTACGGTAAAATATCTGCATCGGGTGGGAGGGGATGgggtggaggtggtggaggaAGGATCTCCCTTGACTGTTACAGCATTCAAGAAGATGTCAGAGTTCTTGTGCATG GTGGTGCAAGTCTCGGATGCCCCAAAAATGCTGGAGCAGCTGGAACGTACTTTAATGCAGAATTGTCGAGTTTAAGGGTTGGAAATGATAACATGACTACAGAGACTGAAACTCCTTTGCTCGATTTTCCTACGAGGCCTCCGTGGTCAAACATCTATGTAGATAATCATGCTAAAGTTTTGGTTCCGTTGCTTTGGACCAGGATGCAG ATCAGAGGTCAAATCAGTCTTTATCGGGGAAGCAGCATTGTCTTTGGGTTATCAAATTTTCCAGATTCAGAATTTGAGCTTGTTGCAGAAGAGCTTTTAATGAGTAACTCCGTAATAAAG GTTTACGGTGCATTACGACTTGTTACGAAGATACTGCTCATGTTGAATTCTGTAATTAAAATCGATGGCGAAGGAAACCCTGCAGTGCCTTCCTCTGTACTCGAAGTTCGCAACCTTGCAGTTCTAACG GAAAATTCCATCATTACTTCTAATGCGAACTTGGGTGTATATGGTCAAGGAATGTTGATGCTCACCGGTCCTGGAGATGCAATTAAAGGGCAGAGACTTTCCTTATCTCAGTTTTACAACGTAACT GTTGGACCAGGTTCTATACTTCAGGCACCACTTGACGACGACGAAAGCAAAAACGC GGTTACTCATTCCCTTTGCGAGAGCAAGACATGCCCAGTAGACTTGATAAGTCCGCCAGATGATTGCCATGTTAATTATACACTATCATTTTCCCTTCAG ATATGTCGAGTTGAGGACATTCTTGTGAGTGGTATTGTTAAAGGAAGCATAATTCAAATCCATAGAGCAAGAACGGTAGTAGTTACTAATGAAGGCCTGATCAGTGCATCTGAATTTG GTTGCAGTGGTGGCCTGGGGAAAGGACTTTATTCAAATGGGGCTGGTAGTGGTGCCGGGCATGGAGGGCGAGGGGGATCGGGCATTTTCAATGGGAGAGTGTGCAATGGAGGTCATACCTACGGCGATCCTGATTTTCCCTGTGAGTTAGGGAGCGGAGCTGAGAGTCCAGATAAATCATATGGGAATGTGATTGGTGGAGGGATGATTG TAATTGGCTCCATCCACTTTCCTCTTTTGACGCTTAATCTACGTGGATCATTAAGCTCTGATGGCCAGAGCCTTGGAAAGCCAATAACGAACGGTAACAGATCTTTGGTCggtggagttggtggaggaTCTGGTGGCACGATTCTTCTTTTCCTTCAGATGCTTGAACTCTCAAAGAACTCATCTCTATCAGTAAGAGGGGGCAGAGGTGGCCCTCTCGGGGGAGGTGGGGGTGGAGGTGGAAGACTTCATTTTCACTGGGACATGTTACACACTGGTGATGAGTATTTTCCTGTTGCAACTGTCAAGGGGTTCATTAGTAATAG AGGAGGCGCAGGGGACAATGTAGGCCGTTTTGGGGAAGAGGGAACAATGACTGGAAAAAAGTGTCCGAAGGGACTCTATGGTACATTTTGCTTG GAATGCCCCATTGGGACTTTCAAGAATGTTGAAGGTTCTGACAAACGTCTTTGTACACCCTGCCCACCTGAGCATCTTCCAAGCCGTGCAAAATTTGTATACGTACGAG GAGGAGTTAGCGAACCTTTTTGTCCCTACAAATGTGTGTCTGACAAGTACAGATTACCAAACTGCTATACACCTCTGGAAGATCTCGTCTATACATTTGGAGGGCCATTTCCATGTGCTCTTCTTCTGTGTTGTGTGGTGGTAGTCTTGGGTCTGTTGCTAAGCACGTTAAGTATCAGATTGCTAAGATCAAGTTTCTATAGTACCAGTTCCATCGAACACCAGAGTACTCATTGTTTACCCCATCTCCTGTCACTCTCTGAG GTCCGAGGCGCAAAATCTGACGTTACACAAACCCACGCTTACCGTATGTACTTCATGGGTCCAAACACTTTCAGGGAGCCTTGGCATCTGCCCTGTTCTCGTCCCCATGCAATCATCGAGATGGT GTACGAGGATGCTTTTAACAGATTTATCGATGAGGTCAACTCTACTGCGGCGTATGATTGGTGGGAAGGGTCTGTGCACAGCATTTTATCAGTTCTGGCAAATCCTTGCGCCTGGTCTTGGAAACAATGGCGTCGCAGGAGAAAAATTCATCGCCTTCAAGAATACGTAAAAACTCAATATGACCACTCTTGCCTCCGCTCATGCAGGTCTAGAGCTCTATACAAAGGCATGAAG GTTGGAGCCACTCCGGATCTGATGGTTGCATACGTAGATTTTTTTCTCGGCGGTGACGAGAAGCGTGTAGATATGGTCTCTATTATACAGAAAAGGTTCCCAATGTGCATACTTTTTGGTGGAGATGGAAGTTATATGTCACCCTATAGTCTTCATAGTGACGGACTGTTAACAAATCTTCTTGGCCAG CACATCCCACCAAGTGTTTGGCACCGCTTTGTTGCCGGTTTAAACGCACAGCTTAGGACTGTGAGGCATGGATCAATTCGTTCAGCGTTACTTCCTGTCATTAGGTGGGTAAACAGCCATGGGAATCCTCAACTCGAATTCCACGGAGTAAGAATTGAGCTTGGATGGTTTCAAGCTACAGCTTCTGGATATTACCAACTTGGTATCTTGGTTTTTGTTGGTGATTTTCCTCTGAACACTGTGAACCAGTCGATTTCATTCAGCAGAAGTGACGACGGCGAGTCCCCTCG GAACAGCTCTGCATGTCCCAGCAATTCTCTTATCGAGTTGCAACAAAACTTGATCCAACCAGGGCATGGGTTATCTCGGAAGAGAATCAATGGAGGAATAAACGGAGGCCTCATCAACGAGATCTCAATACAATCTCTGGAGTACAGGAAGGACTTGCTTTACCCGTTTTCTCTCTTGTTAAACAATACACGACCCGTTGGTCGTCAG AATACTCTTCTACGTTTGATCTCCATCCTTCTTCTTGCGGATCTTTCAGTTACAATCCTTGCATTGCTTCAGTTCTATTGGCTTGCTCTTGCAGCCTTTCTCGCTATCCTCCTGATACTCCCTCTCGCTCTGCTTTGCCCATTCCCCGCTGGCCTTAACGCTTTATTAAGTAAAGAAATTAGAAGAGCTTCACTTACTCGTGTCTACGCCCTTTGGAACGCTACATCTCTAACCAACGTC ATTGTGGCTTTCGTTTGTGGTGTCATTCATTCCGTATTTTTCTCTGACAATCCAAGTGATAAGACAAACATCTGGAACGCCATAAG AGATGATGATAAGTGGTGGGTATTACCAACAATGCTCTTGTTACTCAAGTGGATACAAGCTCGGTTCCTTGACTGGCACGTCGCGAATCTAGAAGTATCAGACTTTTCTCTTCTTTGTCCCGATCCAGATACGTTCTGGGCATATGAATCTGGAGCTTGA
- the LOC106418523 gene encoding uncharacterized protein LOC106418523 isoform X2, with the protein MLELVFSCVLLVLTPCLSLSHSPVTLPRSFTSVTCQDLKGVGSLNTTCTLNSNHRFDSDTYVYGTGNLIILPHVLVDCPIQGCTIAFNVSGTIHVTQSARILAGSVILSAVNLTMESNSSIHTTALSGPPPSQTSGTPVGGDGAGGGHGGRGASCVKSNVSSFWGGDVYSWSSLDDPWSYGSEGGAKLNAGGKGGGRVRIVLKDTMLLNGSVSAEGGDGGEEGGGGSGGSICIRVVKLRGYGKISASGGRGWGGGGGGRISLDCYSIQEDVRVLVHGGASLGCPKNAGAAGTYFNAELSSLRVGNDNMTTETETPLLDFPTRPPWSNIYVDNHAKVLVPLLWTRMQIRGQISLYRGSSIVFGLSNFPDSEFELVAEELLMSNSVIKVYGALRLVTKILLMLNSVIKIDGEGNPAVPSSVLEVRNLAVLTENSIITSNANLGVYGQGMLMLTGPGDAIKGQRLSLSQFYNVTVGPGSILQAPLDDDESKNAVTHSLCESKTCPVDLISPPDDCHVNYTLSFSLQICRVEDILVSGIVKGSIIQIHRARTVVVTNEGLISASEFGCSGGLGKGLYSNGAGSGAGHGGRGGSGIFNGRVCNGGHTYGDPDFPCELGSGAESPDKSYGNVIGGGMIVIGSIHFPLLTLNLRGSLSSDGQSLGKPITNGNRSLVGGVGGGSGGTILLFLQMLELSKNSSLSVRGGRGGPLGGGGGGGGRLHFHWDMLHTGDEYFPVATVKGFISNRGGAGDNVGRFGEEGTMTGKKCPKGLYGTFCLECPIGTFKNVEGSDKRLCTPCPPEHLPSRAKFVYVRGGVSEPFCPYKCVSDKYRLPNCYTPLEDLVYTFGGPFPCALLLCCVVVVLGLLLSTLSIRLLRSSFYSTSSIEHQSTHCLPHLLSLSEVRGAKSDVTQTHAYRMYFMGPNTFREPWHLPCSRPHAIIEMVYEDAFNRFIDEVNSTAAYDWWEGSVHSILSVLANPCAWSWKQWRRRRKIHRLQEYVKTQYDHSCLRSCRSRALYKGMKVGATPDLMVAYVDFFLGGDEKRVDMVSIIQKRFPMCILFGGDGSYMSPYSLHSDGLLTNLLGQHIPPSVWHRFVAGLNAQLRTVRHGSIRSALLPVIRWVNSHGNPQLEFHGVRIELGWFQATASGYYQLGILVFVGDFPLNTVNQSISFSRSDDGESPRSACPSNSLIELQQNLIQPGHGLSRKRINGGINGGLINEISIQSLEYRKDLLYPFSLLLNNTRPVGRQNTLLRLISILLLADLSVTILALLQFYWLALAAFLAILLILPLALLCPFPAGLNALLSKEIRRASLTRVYALWNATSLTNVIVAFVCGVIHSVFFSDNPSDKTNIWNAIRDDDKWWVLPTMLLLLKWIQARFLDWHVANLEVSDFSLLCPDPDTFWAYESGA; encoded by the exons ATGCTCGAACTCGTGTTCTCGTGCGTCCTTTTGGTGCTAACGCCATGCCTTAGCTTATCACACTCCCCCGTGACACTACCTCGCAGTTTCACCTCAGTGACGTGTCAAGACCTAAAAGGCGTTGGATCGTTGAACACCACTTGCACACTGAACTCAAATCACCGTTTCGATTCCGATACGTACGTATACGGAACGGGGAATCTAATCATACTACCACACGTCTTAGTTGATTGCCCCATCCAAGGATGTACGATCGCTTTCAACGTCTCCGGAACCATCCACGTCACCCAATCGGCGAGAATCCTCGCCGGATCTGTGATTCTCTCCGCTGTCAATTTAACCATGGAGAGCAATTCCTCTATCCACACGACGGCGTTGTCTGGACCCCCGCCTTCTCAGACTAGCGGGACACCTGTCGGTGGAGATGGTGCGGGTGGAGGACACGGTGGGAGAGGTGCTTCGTGTGTGAAGAGTAATGTGTCGAGTTTTTGGGGTGGTGATGTTTATTCCTGGTCGAGTTTGGATGATCCGTGGAGCTATGGGAGCGAAGGAGGGGCTAAGTTGAACGCAGGAGGTAAAGGTGGAGGTCGTGTTAGGATAGTATTGAAGGATACGATGCTGTTGAATGGTTCCGTTTCTGCTGAGGGCGGTGATGGTGGAGAGGAAGGGGGTGGAGGATCTGGAGGAAGTATCTGTATTCGTGTGGTTAAGCT GAGAGGTTACGGTAAAATATCTGCATCGGGTGGGAGGGGATGgggtggaggtggtggaggaAGGATCTCCCTTGACTGTTACAGCATTCAAGAAGATGTCAGAGTTCTTGTGCATG GTGGTGCAAGTCTCGGATGCCCCAAAAATGCTGGAGCAGCTGGAACGTACTTTAATGCAGAATTGTCGAGTTTAAGGGTTGGAAATGATAACATGACTACAGAGACTGAAACTCCTTTGCTCGATTTTCCTACGAGGCCTCCGTGGTCAAACATCTATGTAGATAATCATGCTAAAGTTTTGGTTCCGTTGCTTTGGACCAGGATGCAG ATCAGAGGTCAAATCAGTCTTTATCGGGGAAGCAGCATTGTCTTTGGGTTATCAAATTTTCCAGATTCAGAATTTGAGCTTGTTGCAGAAGAGCTTTTAATGAGTAACTCCGTAATAAAG GTTTACGGTGCATTACGACTTGTTACGAAGATACTGCTCATGTTGAATTCTGTAATTAAAATCGATGGCGAAGGAAACCCTGCAGTGCCTTCCTCTGTACTCGAAGTTCGCAACCTTGCAGTTCTAACG GAAAATTCCATCATTACTTCTAATGCGAACTTGGGTGTATATGGTCAAGGAATGTTGATGCTCACCGGTCCTGGAGATGCAATTAAAGGGCAGAGACTTTCCTTATCTCAGTTTTACAACGTAACT GTTGGACCAGGTTCTATACTTCAGGCACCACTTGACGACGACGAAAGCAAAAACGC GGTTACTCATTCCCTTTGCGAGAGCAAGACATGCCCAGTAGACTTGATAAGTCCGCCAGATGATTGCCATGTTAATTATACACTATCATTTTCCCTTCAG ATATGTCGAGTTGAGGACATTCTTGTGAGTGGTATTGTTAAAGGAAGCATAATTCAAATCCATAGAGCAAGAACGGTAGTAGTTACTAATGAAGGCCTGATCAGTGCATCTGAATTTG GTTGCAGTGGTGGCCTGGGGAAAGGACTTTATTCAAATGGGGCTGGTAGTGGTGCCGGGCATGGAGGGCGAGGGGGATCGGGCATTTTCAATGGGAGAGTGTGCAATGGAGGTCATACCTACGGCGATCCTGATTTTCCCTGTGAGTTAGGGAGCGGAGCTGAGAGTCCAGATAAATCATATGGGAATGTGATTGGTGGAGGGATGATTG TAATTGGCTCCATCCACTTTCCTCTTTTGACGCTTAATCTACGTGGATCATTAAGCTCTGATGGCCAGAGCCTTGGAAAGCCAATAACGAACGGTAACAGATCTTTGGTCggtggagttggtggaggaTCTGGTGGCACGATTCTTCTTTTCCTTCAGATGCTTGAACTCTCAAAGAACTCATCTCTATCAGTAAGAGGGGGCAGAGGTGGCCCTCTCGGGGGAGGTGGGGGTGGAGGTGGAAGACTTCATTTTCACTGGGACATGTTACACACTGGTGATGAGTATTTTCCTGTTGCAACTGTCAAGGGGTTCATTAGTAATAG AGGAGGCGCAGGGGACAATGTAGGCCGTTTTGGGGAAGAGGGAACAATGACTGGAAAAAAGTGTCCGAAGGGACTCTATGGTACATTTTGCTTG GAATGCCCCATTGGGACTTTCAAGAATGTTGAAGGTTCTGACAAACGTCTTTGTACACCCTGCCCACCTGAGCATCTTCCAAGCCGTGCAAAATTTGTATACGTACGAG GAGGAGTTAGCGAACCTTTTTGTCCCTACAAATGTGTGTCTGACAAGTACAGATTACCAAACTGCTATACACCTCTGGAAGATCTCGTCTATACATTTGGAGGGCCATTTCCATGTGCTCTTCTTCTGTGTTGTGTGGTGGTAGTCTTGGGTCTGTTGCTAAGCACGTTAAGTATCAGATTGCTAAGATCAAGTTTCTATAGTACCAGTTCCATCGAACACCAGAGTACTCATTGTTTACCCCATCTCCTGTCACTCTCTGAG GTCCGAGGCGCAAAATCTGACGTTACACAAACCCACGCTTACCGTATGTACTTCATGGGTCCAAACACTTTCAGGGAGCCTTGGCATCTGCCCTGTTCTCGTCCCCATGCAATCATCGAGATGGT GTACGAGGATGCTTTTAACAGATTTATCGATGAGGTCAACTCTACTGCGGCGTATGATTGGTGGGAAGGGTCTGTGCACAGCATTTTATCAGTTCTGGCAAATCCTTGCGCCTGGTCTTGGAAACAATGGCGTCGCAGGAGAAAAATTCATCGCCTTCAAGAATACGTAAAAACTCAATATGACCACTCTTGCCTCCGCTCATGCAGGTCTAGAGCTCTATACAAAGGCATGAAG GTTGGAGCCACTCCGGATCTGATGGTTGCATACGTAGATTTTTTTCTCGGCGGTGACGAGAAGCGTGTAGATATGGTCTCTATTATACAGAAAAGGTTCCCAATGTGCATACTTTTTGGTGGAGATGGAAGTTATATGTCACCCTATAGTCTTCATAGTGACGGACTGTTAACAAATCTTCTTGGCCAG CACATCCCACCAAGTGTTTGGCACCGCTTTGTTGCCGGTTTAAACGCACAGCTTAGGACTGTGAGGCATGGATCAATTCGTTCAGCGTTACTTCCTGTCATTAGGTGGGTAAACAGCCATGGGAATCCTCAACTCGAATTCCACGGAGTAAGAATTGAGCTTGGATGGTTTCAAGCTACAGCTTCTGGATATTACCAACTTGGTATCTTGGTTTTTGTTGGTGATTTTCCTCTGAACACTGTGAACCAGTCGATTTCATTCAGCAGAAGTGACGACGGCGAGTCCCCTCG CTCTGCATGTCCCAGCAATTCTCTTATCGAGTTGCAACAAAACTTGATCCAACCAGGGCATGGGTTATCTCGGAAGAGAATCAATGGAGGAATAAACGGAGGCCTCATCAACGAGATCTCAATACAATCTCTGGAGTACAGGAAGGACTTGCTTTACCCGTTTTCTCTCTTGTTAAACAATACACGACCCGTTGGTCGTCAG AATACTCTTCTACGTTTGATCTCCATCCTTCTTCTTGCGGATCTTTCAGTTACAATCCTTGCATTGCTTCAGTTCTATTGGCTTGCTCTTGCAGCCTTTCTCGCTATCCTCCTGATACTCCCTCTCGCTCTGCTTTGCCCATTCCCCGCTGGCCTTAACGCTTTATTAAGTAAAGAAATTAGAAGAGCTTCACTTACTCGTGTCTACGCCCTTTGGAACGCTACATCTCTAACCAACGTC ATTGTGGCTTTCGTTTGTGGTGTCATTCATTCCGTATTTTTCTCTGACAATCCAAGTGATAAGACAAACATCTGGAACGCCATAAG AGATGATGATAAGTGGTGGGTATTACCAACAATGCTCTTGTTACTCAAGTGGATACAAGCTCGGTTCCTTGACTGGCACGTCGCGAATCTAGAAGTATCAGACTTTTCTCTTCTTTGTCCCGATCCAGATACGTTCTGGGCATATGAATCTGGAGCTTGA
- the LOC106418578 gene encoding ATP synthase subunit delta', mitochondrial-like: MLRQASRLISRSVTAASSKSVTARAFSTELPSTIDSTFVESWKKVAPNMDPPRTPSSFMKPRPSTASSIPTKLTVNFVLPYASELSGKEVDMVIIPATTGQMGVLPGHVPTIAELKPGIMSVHEGTDIKKYFVSSGFAFLHANSVADIIAVEAVPLENIDASQVQKGLVEFTQKLASASTDLEKAEAQIGVEVHSAMNAALSG; the protein is encoded by the exons ATGTTGAGACAAGCTTCCCGCCTCATCTCCCGATCCGTCACCGCAGCATCCTCCAAATCGGTGACTGCTCGTGCCTTTTCAACGGAGCTTCCGTCGACGATCGATTCGACTTTCGTGGAGTCATGGAAGAAAGTAGCGCCGAACATGGACCCGCCGCGgactccttcttccttcatgaAGCCACGTCCTTCGACTGCTTCTTCTATTCCGACGAAGCTCACCGTCAATTTCGTCCTCCCTTACGCATCTGAGCTTTCCGGGAAAGAG GTCGACATGGTCATCATTCCCGCGACAACAGGACAAATGGGTGTTTTGCCTGGACACGTTCCAACAATCGCTGAGCTGAAACCCGGTATCATGTCCGTTCACGAAGGCACTGACATAAAGAAATACTTCGTGAGCAGTGGTTTCGCGTTTCTCCACGCAAACTCGGTCGCTGACATCATAGCGGTTGAGGCCGTACCGCTTGAGAATATTGACGCAAGCCAAGTCCAAAAGGGTTTAGTTGAGTTCACACAGAAACTTGCTTCTGCATCAACGGATCTTGAGAAAGCTGAAGCACAGATTGGTGTCGAAGTTCACAGTGCTATGAACGCAGCTCTCTCAGGCTAA